A stretch of Geotrypetes seraphini chromosome 2, aGeoSer1.1, whole genome shotgun sequence DNA encodes these proteins:
- the LOC117354729 gene encoding oocyte zinc finger protein XlCOF6-like isoform X1 — MAEQKQVTFEDITVAFSQEEWEYLDEGQKELHREVMKENYEILKSLEKDDPKNNPWKLSEKPEGVKMLSEGEKENWGEKEKNQNPKYSPGESALLRITQTEEDQTDQMRDQRCSCDVCEIFLSDRSILKPHQRSDTEERSFTCTDCGETSSQKGEQKTCLTETHFTCSDCGKDFIGKKELMQHRKNNEGMRMCKSIEYGENIFNIGNITKCQKTNTDKKISSYLGCKKNINQDESFTRKTKFHPGEISVLNTECEKSFSQGEAFIDHKKTETGEVSVTCKSEEIIYRMANIAEYQEMEKNGRLYTCAVSGKSTSCNGNHSTAEKIPRGTKPFTSTECGKSFHDKATLRKHRIHTGVKPYTCTECGKSFSDKTKLTTHQRIHTGEKPFTCPECYKSFIRTEQLRTHQRIHTGEKPFTCTECGKSFCYKRTLIAHQRIHTGVKPFTCSECDKSFSYIRNLKKHQRIHTGEKPFTCTECGKSFCYKRTLIAHQRIHTGVKPFTCTECGKSCFDKRTLIAHQRIHTGEKPFTCTECDKSFTYIRNLKNHQIIHTGVKQYTCTECGKTFIDKTKFTTHQRIHTGEKPFTCPECYKCFNRTQDLRTHQRIHTGVKPFTCTECGKSFTHISNLKNHQRIHTGVKPFTCTQCGKSFCAKQTLIAHQRIHTGVKPFTCTECGKSFCDKRTFIAHQRIHSREKPFTCTECGKSLCDKRTLIAHQRIHTGEKPFTCTECGKSFTHISYLKKHQRIHTEVKPVTCTECGKSFNQMSNLIRHQRIHTGMKPYTCTECAKSFTDKAKLATHQRIHTGVKPFTCTECGKSFTQMSNLKTHQKIHTEK, encoded by the coding sequence aaaaagaTGACCCTAAAAATAATCCCTGGAAGCTCAGTGAGAAGCCTGAAGGAGTAAAGATGTTatcagaaggagagaaagagaactggggagagaaggaaaaaaatcaaaatccaaaATATTCACCAGGAGAGTCAGCTCTGCTCAGGATCACACAGACAGAGGAAGACCAAACGGACCAGATGAGAGATCAAAGATGTTCCTGTGATGTATGTGAGATATTTCTCAGCGATCGTTCAATTCTGAAACCACATCAGAGATCTGATACTGAAGAGAGATCATTTACATGTACGGACTGTGGGGAAACCTCCAGtcaaaagggagaacagaaaacCTGCTTAACAGAGACACATTTTACATGTTCTGATTGTGGGAAAGATTTCATTGGGAAGAAAGAGCTAATGCAACACAGGAAAAATAATGAAGGAATGAGAATGTGTAAAAGTATCGAATATGGGGAAAACATTTTCAATATAGGAAACATTACAAAATGCCAAAAAACAAATACTGACAAGAAAATATCTTCATATCTTGgttgtaaaaaaaatataaaccaggacgAGAGCTtcacaagaaaaacaaaatttcacCCAGGAGAGATATCAGTTTTAAATACCGAATGTGAGAAAAGCTTCAGTCAAGGGGAAGCATTTATAGATCATAAAAAGACTGAAACTGGTGAGGTATCAGTTACTTGTAAATCTGAAGAAATAATTTACAGAATGGCAAATATCGCAGAATATCAGGAAATGGAGAAAAATGGGAGATTATATACTTGTGCTGTCAGTGGTAAAAGCACTTCTTGCAATGGGAACCACAGTACAGCAGAAAAAATCCCCAGGGGAACAAAGCCATTTACaagtactgagtgtggtaaaagctttcatGATAAGGCAACTCTAAGAAAACACAGAATTCACACTGGAgtgaaaccatatacatgtactgagtgtggtaaaagtttTAGTGATAAAACAAAACTCACAACACACCaaagaatccacacaggagaGAAGCCATTTACATGTCCCGAGTGCTATAAAAGCTTTATTCGTACAGAACAGCTTAGAAcacaccagagaattcacactggagagaaaccatttacatgtactgagtgtggtaaaagcttttgtTATAAGCGAACACTCATAgcacaccagagaattcacactggagtgaaaccatttacatgttctgagtgTGATAAAAGTTTTTCTTATATAAGAAACCTCAAAAaacaccagagaattcacactggagagaaaccatttacatgtactgagtgtggtaaaagcttttgtTATAAGCGAACACTCATAgcacaccagagaattcacactggagtgaaaccatttacatgtactgagtgtggtaaaagctgttTTGATAAGCGAACACTCATAgcacaccagagaattcacactggagagaaaccatttacatgtactgagtgtgataAAAGTTTTACTTATATAAGAAACCTCAAAAACCACCAGATAATTCACACTGGAGTGAAacaatatacatgtactgagtgtggtaaaactTTTATTGATAAAACAAAATTCACAACACACCaaagaatccacacaggagagaaaccatttacatgtcccGAGTGCTATAAATGCTTTAATCGTACACAAGACCTTAGAAcacaccagagaattcacactggggttaaaccatttacatgtactgagtgtggtaaaagtttTACTCATATAAGTAACCTCAAAAAccaccagagaattcacactggagtgaaaccatttacatgtactcagtgtggtaaaagcttttgtGCTAAGCAAACACTGATAgcacaccagagaattcacactggagttaagccatttacatgtactgagtgtggtaaaagcttttgtGATAAGCGAACATTCATAgcacaccagagaattcacagtagagagaaaccatttacatgtactgagtgtggtaaaagcttgtGTGATAAGCGAACACTCATAgcacaccagagaattcacactggagagaaaccatttacatgtactgagtgtggtaaaagtttTACTCATATAAGTTACCTCAAAAaacaccagagaattcacactgAAGTGAAACCagttacatgtactgagtgtggtaaaagctttaatcagaTGAGTAACCTCATAAgacaccagagaattcacactggaatgaaaccatatacatgtactgaatgtGCTAAAAGTTTTACTGATAAAGCAAAACTTGCAAcacaccagagaattcacactggagtgaaaccatttacatgtactgagtgtggtaaaagctttactcAGATGAGTAACCTCAAAACACACCAGAAAATTCACACTGAAAAGTGA
- the LOC117354729 gene encoding oocyte zinc finger protein XlCOF6-like isoform X2 has protein sequence MAEQQVTFEDITVAFSQEEWEYLDEGQKELHREVMKENYEILKSLEKDDPKNNPWKLSEKPEGVKMLSEGEKENWGEKEKNQNPKYSPGESALLRITQTEEDQTDQMRDQRCSCDVCEIFLSDRSILKPHQRSDTEERSFTCTDCGETSSQKGEQKTCLTETHFTCSDCGKDFIGKKELMQHRKNNEGMRMCKSIEYGENIFNIGNITKCQKTNTDKKISSYLGCKKNINQDESFTRKTKFHPGEISVLNTECEKSFSQGEAFIDHKKTETGEVSVTCKSEEIIYRMANIAEYQEMEKNGRLYTCAVSGKSTSCNGNHSTAEKIPRGTKPFTSTECGKSFHDKATLRKHRIHTGVKPYTCTECGKSFSDKTKLTTHQRIHTGEKPFTCPECYKSFIRTEQLRTHQRIHTGEKPFTCTECGKSFCYKRTLIAHQRIHTGVKPFTCSECDKSFSYIRNLKKHQRIHTGEKPFTCTECGKSFCYKRTLIAHQRIHTGVKPFTCTECGKSCFDKRTLIAHQRIHTGEKPFTCTECDKSFTYIRNLKNHQIIHTGVKQYTCTECGKTFIDKTKFTTHQRIHTGEKPFTCPECYKCFNRTQDLRTHQRIHTGVKPFTCTECGKSFTHISNLKNHQRIHTGVKPFTCTQCGKSFCAKQTLIAHQRIHTGVKPFTCTECGKSFCDKRTFIAHQRIHSREKPFTCTECGKSLCDKRTLIAHQRIHTGEKPFTCTECGKSFTHISYLKKHQRIHTEVKPVTCTECGKSFNQMSNLIRHQRIHTGMKPYTCTECAKSFTDKAKLATHQRIHTGVKPFTCTECGKSFTQMSNLKTHQKIHTEK, from the coding sequence aaaaagaTGACCCTAAAAATAATCCCTGGAAGCTCAGTGAGAAGCCTGAAGGAGTAAAGATGTTatcagaaggagagaaagagaactggggagagaaggaaaaaaatcaaaatccaaaATATTCACCAGGAGAGTCAGCTCTGCTCAGGATCACACAGACAGAGGAAGACCAAACGGACCAGATGAGAGATCAAAGATGTTCCTGTGATGTATGTGAGATATTTCTCAGCGATCGTTCAATTCTGAAACCACATCAGAGATCTGATACTGAAGAGAGATCATTTACATGTACGGACTGTGGGGAAACCTCCAGtcaaaagggagaacagaaaacCTGCTTAACAGAGACACATTTTACATGTTCTGATTGTGGGAAAGATTTCATTGGGAAGAAAGAGCTAATGCAACACAGGAAAAATAATGAAGGAATGAGAATGTGTAAAAGTATCGAATATGGGGAAAACATTTTCAATATAGGAAACATTACAAAATGCCAAAAAACAAATACTGACAAGAAAATATCTTCATATCTTGgttgtaaaaaaaatataaaccaggacgAGAGCTtcacaagaaaaacaaaatttcacCCAGGAGAGATATCAGTTTTAAATACCGAATGTGAGAAAAGCTTCAGTCAAGGGGAAGCATTTATAGATCATAAAAAGACTGAAACTGGTGAGGTATCAGTTACTTGTAAATCTGAAGAAATAATTTACAGAATGGCAAATATCGCAGAATATCAGGAAATGGAGAAAAATGGGAGATTATATACTTGTGCTGTCAGTGGTAAAAGCACTTCTTGCAATGGGAACCACAGTACAGCAGAAAAAATCCCCAGGGGAACAAAGCCATTTACaagtactgagtgtggtaaaagctttcatGATAAGGCAACTCTAAGAAAACACAGAATTCACACTGGAgtgaaaccatatacatgtactgagtgtggtaaaagtttTAGTGATAAAACAAAACTCACAACACACCaaagaatccacacaggagaGAAGCCATTTACATGTCCCGAGTGCTATAAAAGCTTTATTCGTACAGAACAGCTTAGAAcacaccagagaattcacactggagagaaaccatttacatgtactgagtgtggtaaaagcttttgtTATAAGCGAACACTCATAgcacaccagagaattcacactggagtgaaaccatttacatgttctgagtgTGATAAAAGTTTTTCTTATATAAGAAACCTCAAAAaacaccagagaattcacactggagagaaaccatttacatgtactgagtgtggtaaaagcttttgtTATAAGCGAACACTCATAgcacaccagagaattcacactggagtgaaaccatttacatgtactgagtgtggtaaaagctgttTTGATAAGCGAACACTCATAgcacaccagagaattcacactggagagaaaccatttacatgtactgagtgtgataAAAGTTTTACTTATATAAGAAACCTCAAAAACCACCAGATAATTCACACTGGAGTGAAacaatatacatgtactgagtgtggtaaaactTTTATTGATAAAACAAAATTCACAACACACCaaagaatccacacaggagagaaaccatttacatgtcccGAGTGCTATAAATGCTTTAATCGTACACAAGACCTTAGAAcacaccagagaattcacactggggttaaaccatttacatgtactgagtgtggtaaaagtttTACTCATATAAGTAACCTCAAAAAccaccagagaattcacactggagtgaaaccatttacatgtactcagtgtggtaaaagcttttgtGCTAAGCAAACACTGATAgcacaccagagaattcacactggagttaagccatttacatgtactgagtgtggtaaaagcttttgtGATAAGCGAACATTCATAgcacaccagagaattcacagtagagagaaaccatttacatgtactgagtgtggtaaaagcttgtGTGATAAGCGAACACTCATAgcacaccagagaattcacactggagagaaaccatttacatgtactgagtgtggtaaaagtttTACTCATATAAGTTACCTCAAAAaacaccagagaattcacactgAAGTGAAACCagttacatgtactgagtgtggtaaaagctttaatcagaTGAGTAACCTCATAAgacaccagagaattcacactggaatgaaaccatatacatgtactgaatgtGCTAAAAGTTTTACTGATAAAGCAAAACTTGCAAcacaccagagaattcacactggagtgaaaccatttacatgtactgagtgtggtaaaagctttactcAGATGAGTAACCTCAAAACACACCAGAAAATTCACACTGAAAAGTGA